One window of Mucilaginibacter inviolabilis genomic DNA carries:
- a CDS encoding patatin-like phospholipase family protein encodes MVGIGVVLSGGGARGIAHLGVLKALEEIGIQPDILSGVSAGALIGALYAAGHSPEHILELVKTHTSSSLVRMILSPSGLFSPAGLGKLLKETIPHDSFDLLQVPLYVTATDIGSGESVTFSEGQLHPVLIGSSSIPGLFTPVKFGRHYLVDGGVRNNLPVSCIRDKCHKVLGSHVNKLYHDHPEQLGRFQVLEKSFHLAVANTVAAHALQCDIFLEPELQGHQMFETRHADQLFKAGYDVVLKQRDLLRSWI; translated from the coding sequence ATGGTTGGAATTGGAGTAGTGCTATCCGGAGGAGGAGCTCGTGGAATTGCTCATTTGGGTGTATTAAAGGCACTTGAAGAAATCGGTATCCAGCCGGATATTCTTTCCGGGGTAAGTGCAGGCGCGTTGATTGGCGCTTTGTATGCGGCAGGACATTCCCCGGAACATATTCTGGAACTGGTTAAAACACATACTTCTTCCAGCCTCGTCAGGATGATCTTATCTCCATCCGGGCTTTTCTCCCCCGCGGGTCTTGGCAAATTATTAAAGGAGACGATTCCGCATGATAGTTTCGATCTTCTACAGGTCCCCTTGTATGTAACAGCTACAGATATCGGAAGCGGCGAATCAGTTACTTTTTCCGAGGGGCAATTACATCCGGTCCTTATTGGCTCATCCTCGATACCGGGACTGTTCACGCCGGTTAAATTTGGCCGGCATTACCTGGTTGATGGCGGAGTCCGGAACAACCTGCCGGTGAGTTGTATCAGAGACAAATGTCATAAGGTTCTGGGCAGTCATGTAAATAAACTTTACCATGATCATCCGGAACAATTGGGAAGATTCCAGGTGCTGGAAAAAAGCTTTCACCTGGCCGTGGCCAATACGGTGGCCGCTCATGCCCTGCAGTGTGACATTTTCCTGGAACCTGAATTACAGGGCCATCAAATGTTTGAAACGAGGCATGCTGATCAGCTCTTTAAAGCCGGTTATGATGTCGTTTTGAAACAAAGGGACTTACTGAGGTCATGGATCTAA
- a CDS encoding BON domain-containing protein — protein sequence MKTDLQIQQDVMDEITWLPFLHAAEIGVAVKNGVVTLSGQVDTYTKKIAAENAAKKISGVKAVAEDIQVGVSSIYRRTDTEIAEAALNALQWHTAVQDEKVKIKVENGVVTLQGEVEWAFQRNNAKTVIENLTGVRSIINLIEIKPKISAFELEQKIGAAFRRNANIDAGKVNVAVNGSKVTLTGRVSSLTEKDEAENAVWAAPGVYSVESKLTVEEPEGILM from the coding sequence ATGAAAACAGATCTTCAAATTCAACAGGATGTAATGGACGAAATTACCTGGCTCCCTTTTTTACATGCCGCTGAAATCGGCGTGGCCGTAAAGAATGGCGTGGTAACGCTGTCCGGGCAGGTAGATACTTATACTAAAAAAATCGCCGCGGAAAACGCTGCAAAGAAAATCAGTGGTGTCAAAGCGGTAGCCGAGGATATCCAGGTAGGTGTATCGTCTATCTATCGTAGAACCGATACCGAAATCGCCGAAGCAGCATTAAACGCCCTGCAATGGCATACTGCAGTGCAGGACGAGAAGGTAAAGATTAAGGTTGAAAATGGTGTGGTTACGTTGCAGGGAGAAGTGGAATGGGCCTTTCAGCGTAACAATGCGAAAACGGTCATCGAAAACCTGACCGGGGTGCGTTCCATCATTAACCTCATTGAAATTAAACCCAAAATCTCCGCATTTGAACTGGAACAAAAGATCGGTGCTGCTTTCCGCCGCAATGCGAATATTGATGCAGGGAAGGTAAACGTAGCCGTGAATGGTAGCAAAGTAACACTTACCGGCCGGGTAAGCTCATTAACTGAAAAGGACGAGGCTGAAAATGCGGTATGGGCAGCTCCGGGTGTGTACAGTGTAGAAAGCAAGTTAACCGTAGAAGAGCCGGAAGGCATTTTAATGTAA
- a CDS encoding RNA recognition motif domain-containing protein yields MIKLFVSGFPLEMKELELVQLFGPFGTVSTVKIVRDKVTRKCKGYAFLEMENLGDAERAVSALNGMPSGDRYLTINITLVEKGNPGSDNNRSLPPATRYIKVERPGIVQKKKRPRKQF; encoded by the coding sequence ATGATTAAGCTATTTGTATCCGGTTTTCCGTTGGAAATGAAGGAATTGGAGCTGGTCCAGCTTTTCGGCCCTTTTGGCACAGTCAGTACAGTTAAGATTGTCCGGGACAAGGTTACCCGGAAATGTAAAGGATACGCATTCCTGGAAATGGAAAATTTGGGAGATGCTGAAAGAGCTGTCAGCGCCTTAAATGGGATGCCAAGTGGCGATAGGTATTTAACGATAAACATTACCCTTGTTGAAAAAGGAAATCCAGGCAGCGACAACAATAGATCATTACCCCCGGCAACTCGTTACATCAAGGTGGAAAGGCCGGGTATTGTGCAAAAGAAGAAACGCCCGAGAAAACAATTTTGA
- a CDS encoding NRAMP family divalent metal transporter, whose amino-acid sequence MNLKPIIKRPKNKLIRFLRVLGPGLTTGAADDDPSGIATYSQTGAQFGYGQLWTALYMLPFMIAVQEACARIGMVTGKGIASVVKLHYNKTVLYGVVALVLIANVINIGADIGAMASAVQLLVPVPFIMLTLFFTIIILLLEIFTNYRTYSRILKWLALALLAYPITLFIVHQPWVTVMRASFIPHFEFTFSFLFIITGVLGTTISPYMFFWEASQEVEEEKEHNKLVNEIPVISKAAIRNMRIDNSSGMLFSEFATWSIIVVGATVLHQSGITDVKTAADAAKALEPLVHSFPHAGFLAKLIFSVGIIGLGLLAVPVLSGSAAYAVCEAFAWESGLNLKWNRAKAFYLIICVATLIGLLINFIGIDPVKALVYAAVLNGVAAVPLLFLIVRISSDKMIMGDYKNGRLSNILLWFTFLAMGAAAIAMFYTIFK is encoded by the coding sequence ATGAACCTAAAGCCGATTATCAAACGACCTAAAAACAAACTGATCCGGTTCCTCAGGGTCTTGGGCCCGGGCTTAACAACAGGGGCAGCCGATGACGATCCGTCTGGTATCGCTACCTATTCCCAAACGGGTGCCCAGTTCGGTTATGGGCAATTATGGACCGCCTTATATATGCTTCCATTTATGATCGCAGTTCAGGAAGCCTGTGCGCGGATTGGGATGGTAACCGGTAAGGGTATCGCCTCGGTCGTTAAACTGCATTATAATAAAACAGTGCTGTATGGGGTTGTAGCTTTAGTGCTTATCGCTAATGTGATCAATATTGGCGCCGATATTGGGGCTATGGCCTCGGCTGTACAACTGCTGGTGCCGGTCCCTTTCATAATGCTCACCTTATTCTTTACGATCATTATCCTTTTACTGGAGATATTTACCAATTATCGTACCTATTCCAGGATATTGAAATGGCTCGCCCTGGCCTTGTTGGCTTATCCCATAACGTTGTTTATTGTGCATCAGCCCTGGGTTACAGTTATGCGGGCGAGCTTTATACCTCATTTTGAGTTTACCTTTAGTTTTCTCTTTATTATCACAGGTGTTTTAGGTACTACTATATCTCCTTATATGTTTTTTTGGGAAGCATCCCAGGAGGTGGAAGAAGAAAAGGAACATAACAAGTTGGTAAATGAAATACCTGTGATCAGCAAGGCCGCCATCCGGAATATGCGTATTGACAATAGCTCAGGTATGTTGTTTTCTGAATTTGCCACCTGGAGTATTATTGTTGTTGGTGCAACAGTTTTACACCAGAGCGGTATCACGGATGTGAAAACGGCTGCAGACGCTGCAAAAGCCCTGGAACCGCTGGTGCACAGCTTTCCTCATGCTGGATTCCTGGCTAAACTGATTTTCTCTGTTGGGATCATCGGCTTGGGCTTGCTGGCGGTACCCGTTTTGTCAGGCTCAGCTGCTTATGCTGTTTGCGAGGCTTTTGCCTGGGAATCAGGATTAAATCTTAAATGGAACCGTGCCAAAGCTTTTTACCTGATAATTTGTGTGGCCACCCTCATTGGCTTACTGATCAATTTTATTGGGATCGACCCTGTGAAGGCCTTGGTTTACGCTGCCGTATTGAATGGCGTTGCCGCGGTTCCTCTTCTATTTTTAATAGTCAGGATTTCCAGTGATAAAATGATCATGGGTGATTATAAAAATGGCCGTTTATCCAATATACTGCTCTGGTTTACCTTTTTGGCCATGGGCGCGGCGGCAATCGCTATGTTTTACACGATATTTAAATAA
- a CDS encoding RNA polymerase sigma factor — MVQADIIKLQNAVAINRDEAAYRQLFINFHQPLIKFGFSIIQSEEAAEDLYSEVMIKIWLMEESLAKVENLKQYLYTLIRNAAFNELKVQKKVTFSSLDDLPDNYISTSSVEDSFLKDEFVDKINDAIKSLPPKCGLVYRLIREDGFNYKQTSEILGISVNTIEGHMTSAIKKISESLRKYLH, encoded by the coding sequence TTGGTTCAGGCAGATATTATTAAACTACAAAATGCCGTTGCGATTAATCGCGATGAAGCCGCTTATCGCCAATTGTTTATAAATTTCCACCAGCCGCTTATCAAATTTGGCTTTTCGATTATTCAATCTGAGGAAGCTGCCGAGGACTTATATTCGGAAGTGATGATAAAAATATGGTTGATGGAAGAAAGTCTCGCAAAAGTCGAAAACCTTAAACAATATTTATATACGCTAATCCGTAATGCGGCTTTCAATGAACTAAAAGTACAGAAAAAAGTAACTTTTTCTTCGTTAGACGATCTTCCAGACAACTATATCAGTACATCTTCGGTTGAAGACAGTTTTTTAAAAGACGAATTTGTAGATAAGATAAATGATGCCATTAAATCACTTCCCCCTAAATGCGGTCTTGTCTATCGTTTGATCCGGGAAGATGGGTTTAATTATAAACAGACTTCTGAGATCTTAGGTATATCAGTGAATACCATAGAAGGCCATATGACCTCCGCGATCAAAAAGATAAGTGAGTCTCTTCGGAAATATCTTCATTAG
- a CDS encoding FecR family protein has protein sequence MSEKLFFQLLSRQLAGEATSDELKKLKLLTEENPEWNKLYHDLNYNKANQTEGEQVKAEQAYMLHMLKMQLAVPKKEVEAENNVIRLPFYIKYMRPLIGAAASLLIIGSIVAYTFSGNNPEKKLSNLIQTKKGSKTNIKLPDGTTVWVNSDSKIWYADNFNSKTREVWLSGEAFFDVKHDSQHPFIIHTDKVNITDLGTAFNVKSYPNDPDIETSLIRGKVDITFNDRPNEHFTLHPNEKLTVSRNQTSNGQISKINEGEPKIKLDNLKSLNADHVISETAWVYNKIGLNNITFEDIAVQLERRFDVEITFKDNVVRHYHYTGVFEDENLEEILNILQISKPFNYKMNGRKITISQ, from the coding sequence ATGTCCGAAAAACTTTTTTTTCAGCTTTTATCCAGACAACTTGCCGGCGAAGCAACATCTGATGAATTAAAGAAATTAAAACTGCTAACTGAAGAAAACCCCGAGTGGAATAAACTTTATCATGACCTAAACTATAACAAAGCAAATCAAACCGAAGGTGAGCAAGTTAAAGCCGAGCAAGCGTATATGCTTCACATGCTCAAGATGCAGTTAGCTGTTCCCAAAAAAGAAGTTGAAGCTGAAAATAATGTAATCCGGCTTCCTTTCTATATAAAATATATGAGGCCGCTAATTGGGGCAGCCGCTTCTTTATTGATAATTGGATCGATCGTAGCCTATACCTTTTCAGGTAATAATCCTGAAAAGAAACTTTCTAACCTCATACAAACAAAAAAAGGTTCGAAAACTAATATCAAATTGCCTGATGGAACTACCGTGTGGGTCAACTCCGACAGTAAGATCTGGTATGCGGATAACTTTAATAGCAAAACGAGAGAAGTCTGGCTTTCAGGGGAGGCCTTTTTTGATGTAAAACATGATTCCCAGCATCCGTTTATTATTCACACGGATAAAGTCAATATTACAGATTTGGGTACGGCTTTCAACGTCAAAAGCTATCCAAATGATCCTGATATTGAGACCTCGCTCATTCGCGGTAAAGTTGATATTACTTTTAATGACAGGCCTAATGAACATTTTACGCTGCATCCAAACGAGAAATTGACGGTGAGCAGGAATCAAACTTCTAATGGCCAAATATCTAAGATCAATGAAGGAGAGCCCAAAATCAAATTGGACAATCTAAAATCGCTGAACGCCGACCATGTGATTTCTGAAACTGCCTGGGTATATAATAAAATAGGCTTGAACAATATCACATTCGAAGATATTGCAGTTCAACTGGAACGAAGGTTTGATGTGGAGATCACTTTCAAAGATAATGTAGTAAGGCATTATCATTATACCGGAGTATTTGAAGATGAAAATTTAGAAGAGATATTAAATATTTTACAGATTTCGAAACCCTTTAATTATAAAATGAATGGAAGAAAAATAACGATCAGCCAATAG
- a CDS encoding SusC/RagA family TonB-linked outer membrane protein, with protein sequence MKLLLLLVIISLNATAAVYSQVQISINLKQVTLEKALTEIEQKSAYRIIYNNEVVPFKQIVSIHADNTDLSKVLDQLLKDLPVKYKILDNKIIVLTEKDQRKVESNNNGYSLSIKITDETGLPMPGATIKIEGPRVESVVTDANGLLQIPNIDAGTYTFTVSFVGYETYVAKINVLGNTTYNVILKASPNSLDEVRVVGYGKETKRFQTGSSIHLTAEDIKKQPVNNVLSAIQGLTPGLNIENTSGTPGAPATAMVRGVNSLNINNSTNPTIGSNILILIDGVPGDITTVPPSDVESIDILKDAASTAIYGARASDGVIIITTKRGSANGGNKVTFNAYTNFNQPTNIAKVLNTAEFRNIRGQAFKNDGITPNQYNAPDLFMDSTVNTNWGKSLYHTALTQDYQVGISGGTSDINYYISGGYRDENAIVVGDWHSRRANARINMDATLFKGFKIGGGFAYTNQNSNLYNGAVAAAIYYALPMIPLKSADGSPNLTLYNSYTSPNRLLTAYNQSNNGQMLGNFYFNYNILSDLTLLTNVNYQHVDSKTTSFTPTTAFSYPTTGNNGNYGYGGGNTLNIEPQLNYNKTFGNHSLRLLLGGTYLTANSYNTSLITSTNTNAIDALNTLASGTVIFQNYVEAPYKFTSIFGRVNYKYKDRYLLEGVIRRDGSSRFGDDNKFGTFYAISGGWIFSDESFMKKIAGENFYGKIRASYGLTGNDKIGDFSYQANSASTSYSYDGNNTLYVQNLANPNLKWEQTKKLDIGIDINILKNRASLTIDYYHDQTTNYLFTQSLSYVTGFNSIVSNLDGLINNKGFEFTLNVIPVSSKNFKWTSNFNITTVQNKLVSLPNLSNSGIGNRYNYQVGQPIGLVWGLKYQGVNPANGLAIFQDVDHNGSIAMYTPDEQVLGKTIPDFYGGWNNTISYKKFDFSFLTQFVSGTTKQYDVYDTPGGSLNLPVSFLNLWQKPGDITNIPRAATPGTEAYNTNSLISSSSFAYSNASYIRVKNITLGYNFGALKAVHITNLRLYTTGYNLFTITGFKGDDPEGYSNLVPMTKIYTIGINATL encoded by the coding sequence ATGAAACTACTCTTACTCCTGGTGATTATTTCGTTAAATGCTACCGCAGCGGTATACTCTCAAGTTCAAATTTCTATTAACCTAAAACAGGTTACCCTGGAAAAAGCGTTAACGGAAATTGAACAAAAATCGGCGTATCGGATTATTTATAATAACGAAGTAGTTCCTTTTAAACAAATTGTATCTATACATGCAGACAACACTGATTTGTCCAAAGTACTTGATCAATTATTAAAGGATTTGCCGGTCAAGTATAAAATTCTGGACAACAAGATCATCGTATTAACGGAAAAAGATCAACGTAAGGTCGAATCCAATAATAACGGCTATTCACTCTCTATTAAAATAACCGATGAAACAGGGCTGCCTATGCCGGGAGCGACAATTAAAATTGAGGGGCCAAGGGTTGAGTCCGTAGTTACCGATGCTAATGGCCTGCTTCAAATACCCAACATTGATGCCGGTACTTACACATTTACAGTTTCCTTTGTTGGTTATGAAACCTATGTGGCCAAAATAAATGTATTAGGTAACACCACCTATAATGTAATATTAAAAGCCTCACCGAATTCGCTTGATGAAGTGAGGGTAGTTGGTTATGGTAAAGAAACTAAAAGATTTCAAACAGGTTCATCTATTCACCTAACTGCAGAAGATATAAAAAAGCAGCCGGTAAATAATGTTTTATCCGCCATTCAGGGTTTGACTCCCGGATTGAACATCGAAAATACGTCTGGCACGCCGGGAGCACCGGCTACGGCCATGGTACGGGGTGTAAATTCCCTCAACATCAATAACTCGACAAACCCAACCATAGGTTCAAATATTCTGATCCTGATTGATGGTGTGCCTGGCGACATCACAACCGTGCCACCTTCGGACGTAGAGTCGATAGACATACTTAAAGATGCCGCTTCCACTGCCATCTATGGGGCGAGGGCATCAGACGGTGTAATCATTATCACCACCAAAAGAGGATCCGCGAATGGAGGGAACAAAGTTACCTTTAACGCTTATACCAATTTTAATCAGCCAACTAACATTGCTAAAGTATTAAACACCGCTGAATTTCGGAATATCAGGGGGCAGGCGTTTAAAAATGATGGTATCACGCCAAACCAGTACAATGCTCCTGATCTTTTCATGGATAGTACAGTAAATACCAACTGGGGAAAATCATTATATCATACAGCACTTACACAGGATTACCAGGTCGGTATTTCCGGAGGGACTTCAGATATCAATTATTATATCAGCGGCGGGTACCGTGATGAAAACGCGATCGTCGTAGGAGATTGGCATTCAAGAAGAGCAAATGCGAGAATAAATATGGATGCCACCTTATTTAAAGGTTTCAAAATCGGCGGTGGATTTGCTTATACCAATCAAAATAGTAACCTATACAATGGTGCAGTAGCAGCAGCGATCTATTATGCACTGCCAATGATTCCCCTTAAAAGTGCCGACGGCAGTCCTAACTTAACATTATATAATTCTTATACCAGTCCGAACAGGTTATTAACCGCTTATAATCAAAGTAATAACGGACAAATGTTGGGTAATTTTTATTTCAACTATAATATACTGAGCGATTTGACACTGCTGACAAATGTGAATTATCAGCATGTGGATAGTAAAACCACATCTTTTACACCAACGACTGCCTTTTCGTACCCAACTACAGGTAATAACGGTAATTATGGTTATGGTGGAGGCAACACGCTGAACATCGAGCCTCAATTAAACTATAATAAAACCTTTGGCAATCATTCATTAAGATTATTGTTAGGCGGAACTTACCTGACAGCAAACTCTTACAATACCTCACTGATTACCTCCACCAATACAAACGCAATCGACGCATTAAATACATTGGCTTCAGGGACGGTTATCTTTCAAAACTATGTTGAAGCGCCCTATAAATTTACATCCATATTCGGAAGAGTTAATTATAAGTATAAAGACCGTTACCTTTTGGAGGGTGTAATTCGCCGGGATGGGTCCTCCCGATTTGGTGATGATAATAAATTCGGCACATTTTACGCCATATCAGGTGGCTGGATATTTTCTGACGAAAGCTTCATGAAGAAAATTGCGGGTGAAAATTTCTATGGAAAAATCAGGGCGAGCTATGGTTTAACGGGTAACGATAAAATTGGTGATTTTAGTTATCAGGCCAACAGCGCCTCCACCTCTTATTCCTATGATGGGAACAATACACTTTATGTACAAAACCTGGCAAACCCCAATTTGAAATGGGAACAGACAAAAAAGCTGGATATTGGAATTGATATAAACATTCTTAAAAACAGGGCCAGCCTTACTATAGACTATTACCACGATCAAACAACCAACTACCTGTTTACTCAATCGCTTTCTTATGTTACCGGCTTTAATTCAATTGTCTCTAACCTCGATGGCTTGATTAACAATAAAGGTTTCGAATTCACGCTTAATGTGATACCTGTTAGTAGCAAGAATTTCAAATGGACAAGTAACTTTAACATAACTACGGTTCAAAATAAATTAGTAAGTCTTCCTAACCTCAGCAACTCGGGCATTGGAAACAGGTATAACTACCAGGTTGGCCAACCCATAGGCCTGGTTTGGGGGCTGAAGTACCAGGGTGTAAATCCGGCTAACGGCTTGGCGATATTTCAGGACGTTGACCATAATGGCTCCATTGCCATGTACACACCAGACGAACAGGTGTTAGGTAAAACTATCCCTGATTTTTATGGTGGCTGGAACAATACCATCAGTTATAAGAAATTTGATTTCAGTTTTTTAACGCAGTTTGTTAGTGGAACCACTAAACAATACGATGTTTATGATACCCCCGGCGGATCCTTAAATCTACCTGTCAGTTTTCTAAATCTTTGGCAAAAACCCGGAGATATCACCAATATACCCAGAGCAGCTACACCAGGTACGGAAGCATACAATACTAACAGTCTGATAAGCAGCAGCAGCTTTGCCTACAGTAATGCATCCTATATCAGGGTTAAAAACATCACCCTTGGATACAATTTCGGAGCCTTAAAAGCGGTTCATATTACCAATCTCAGACTTTATACCACCGGGTATAATTTGTTTACCATTACCGGCTTTAAAGGGGATGACCCTGAAGGCTACAGTAATCTTGTGCCAATGACAAAAATTTACACCATTGGTATTAACGCAACATTATAA
- a CDS encoding RagB/SusD family nutrient uptake outer membrane protein: MSSKKIYHKGIWMVGLIIIGLTNSCKKMVEVKPVGSIPTSVAYSTEANIAASVNGIYYTLQQQGTIYNSSYNSIFPLLSDEASIGNTSTVQYLQFGNSNITSDNYLISGFWSNCYATIYQANLLLENVSGNTGINATNKNQWLGEARFLRAYSYFILTQYFGKVPLATTSDYKTNNSLARSDTATINKFIISELEAAATLLPDGYSAYNNNRTRACKQTAQALLAREYLYRGDWAKAEANATLLINNSTFSLPGDLNNALVSNSVESIWEIAFSQKNQNYTAYNLVPFGPYAPPVVPSTKLVNAFETGDKRKDVYLEPIPADPSFYIMYKWHDQTNLADQPKILRLSEMYLIRAEARLNQNNLSGAAQDINTIRNRAGLANTTATTQANLMSAVMQERFVELCFEGDRWLDLIRTGQANIVLSAFKGSSWKSSDQLLPIPATEIGNNPNLGPQNPGY, translated from the coding sequence ATGTCATCAAAAAAAATATATCATAAGGGCATTTGGATGGTTGGCCTAATAATTATCGGGCTAACCAATTCCTGTAAAAAAATGGTCGAGGTTAAACCGGTCGGTTCAATACCTACTTCCGTGGCCTATTCTACTGAAGCTAACATCGCTGCTTCTGTAAATGGTATTTATTATACTTTACAACAGCAAGGCACTATTTACAATTCGAGTTACAATTCAATTTTTCCATTACTCAGTGACGAGGCCAGTATTGGGAATACTTCGACGGTGCAATATCTTCAATTTGGAAACAGCAACATTACCTCTGATAACTATTTGATCAGTGGTTTCTGGTCAAACTGTTATGCTACAATATATCAGGCCAATCTTTTATTGGAGAATGTTAGCGGGAATACTGGTATAAATGCCACTAATAAAAATCAATGGCTTGGAGAAGCCAGGTTTCTGAGGGCTTACTCCTATTTCATATTGACTCAATATTTTGGAAAGGTACCATTGGCTACTACTTCTGATTATAAAACTAATAATTCATTAGCCAGAAGCGACACAGCGACTATAAACAAATTCATTATCTCCGAGTTAGAAGCAGCAGCAACCTTGTTACCTGATGGGTATTCGGCTTACAATAATAATCGGACAAGGGCGTGCAAACAAACGGCGCAGGCTTTGCTTGCCCGTGAATATTTGTACAGAGGAGATTGGGCGAAGGCGGAAGCTAATGCAACTTTGCTGATAAATAATTCCACGTTTTCTTTACCGGGTGATTTGAACAATGCCTTAGTTTCAAATTCGGTGGAAAGCATTTGGGAAATAGCTTTTTCCCAAAAAAACCAAAATTATACAGCTTATAATCTTGTTCCATTCGGACCCTACGCACCACCGGTTGTTCCAAGCACTAAACTTGTCAATGCGTTTGAAACCGGTGATAAAAGAAAAGATGTCTATTTAGAACCTATACCGGCTGACCCGTCATTCTATATCATGTATAAATGGCACGATCAGACTAACTTAGCTGATCAGCCCAAAATCCTGCGACTTTCGGAGATGTATTTGATAAGGGCTGAAGCAAGACTTAACCAGAACAACCTTTCTGGCGCAGCTCAGGATATCAACACCATACGAAACAGGGCTGGACTGGCTAATACGACAGCAACAACTCAGGCAAATTTGATGAGTGCGGTTATGCAGGAAAGATTCGTGGAACTTTGTTTTGAAGGCGATCGATGGCTCGACCTAATACGCACTGGCCAGGCAAACATCGTATTAAGCGCGTTTAAAGGCAGCAGTTGGAAAAGTTCAGATCAGTTACTTCCCATACCGGCAACAGAGATTGGCAATAATCCAAATCTTGGCCCTCAAAACCCGGGATATTGA